From the Leptolyngbya sp. O-77 genome, one window contains:
- the pflB gene encoding formate C-acetyltransferase, with protein sequence MPTLVLEPDASQARSPWDGFVPGVWVERIDVRDFIQKNYTPYTGNEAFLARPTAATRTLWQQVTQFMQAERERGILDADTRVVSSITSHPPGYINRELERIVGLQTDQPLKRAIMPFGGIRVVKAALNAYGYTLDPETEAVFTQYRKTHNDGVFDAYTQEMRMARRSGIITGLPDAYGRGRIIGDYRRVALYGCDRLIEDKKDQKRSLETLSDEPTIRLREELSEQIRALEELKQMAASYGCDLSAPAANAQEAVQWLYFGYLAAVKEQNGAAMSLGRVSTFLDIYCERDLRNGTATEIDIQELIDQFVMKLRMVRFLRTPEYNELFSGDPTWVTESIGGMGEDGRPLVTKTSFRMLHTLKNLGPAPEPNLTVLWSERLPEAFKRYCARVSIETSSIQYENDDLMRPEFGDDYAIACCVSAMRVGKQMQFFGARVNLAKALLYAINGGRDENTGEQVAPPFRPILSDYLNPDEVMEKFDRLLTWLAELYINTLNVIHYMHDKYCYERIEMALHDREVYRTMACGIAGLSVVADSLSAIRYAKVKVLRNESGLAVDYDVEGDYPKFGNNDDRVDDIAANLVTTFMNKLRRHRTYRDAVPTQSVLTITSNVVYGKKTGSTPDGRKAGVPFAPGANPMHGRDTKGAIASLASVAKLPYTHAKDGISYTFSIVPDALGKQTGDRIQNLVSLLDGYFHDRGHHVNVNVLNRETLLDAMAHPEQYPQLTIRVSGYAVNFIKLTKAQQLDVISRTFHDRV encoded by the coding sequence ATGCCAACGCTTGTTTTAGAACCGGATGCCAGTCAAGCGCGATCGCCCTGGGACGGGTTTGTGCCCGGAGTCTGGGTAGAACGGATTGACGTGCGCGACTTTATCCAGAAAAATTACACGCCCTACACCGGGAATGAGGCGTTTTTAGCACGTCCCACCGCTGCCACGCGCACCCTGTGGCAGCAAGTGACCCAATTCATGCAAGCTGAGCGAGAACGGGGCATTTTGGATGCCGATACGCGGGTGGTGTCGAGCATCACCTCCCACCCGCCGGGCTACATTAACCGCGAACTGGAGCGGATTGTGGGGCTACAAACCGACCAACCGCTGAAGCGGGCGATTATGCCCTTTGGCGGCATTCGGGTTGTGAAGGCAGCGCTGAATGCCTACGGCTACACGCTCGATCCAGAGACAGAAGCCGTTTTCACGCAATATCGCAAAACACATAACGACGGCGTATTTGATGCCTACACCCAGGAAATGCGGATGGCACGGCGTTCGGGCATTATCACCGGGCTACCCGATGCCTATGGGCGAGGGCGGATTATTGGTGACTATCGGCGAGTGGCGCTGTATGGGTGCGATCGCCTGATTGAAGATAAGAAAGACCAGAAGCGGTCGCTTGAAACCCTCAGCGATGAACCCACCATTCGGCTGCGGGAGGAACTGTCGGAACAGATCCGGGCGCTGGAGGAACTGAAGCAAATGGCCGCCAGCTACGGCTGTGACCTCAGCGCCCCGGCCGCCAATGCCCAAGAAGCCGTGCAGTGGCTTTATTTTGGCTATCTGGCCGCCGTGAAAGAGCAAAACGGCGCGGCGATGTCACTGGGGCGGGTGTCTACGTTCCTAGATATCTACTGCGAGCGGGATCTGCGAAACGGCACGGCTACGGAAATCGACATTCAGGAACTCATCGACCAGTTTGTTATGAAGCTGCGGATGGTGCGGTTCCTGCGAACGCCGGAGTATAACGAGCTATTTTCGGGCGACCCGACCTGGGTGACGGAATCCATTGGCGGCATGGGAGAAGATGGGCGGCCGCTGGTAACAAAAACCAGCTTCCGAATGCTGCACACGCTGAAGAATCTGGGCCCGGCTCCAGAACCCAACCTCACAGTGCTGTGGTCTGAACGACTGCCAGAAGCGTTCAAGCGATATTGCGCCAGGGTTTCCATTGAAACCAGTTCAATTCAGTATGAAAACGACGACCTGATGCGGCCTGAGTTTGGCGATGATTATGCGATCGCCTGCTGTGTGTCTGCCATGCGCGTGGGCAAGCAAATGCAATTCTTTGGCGCACGGGTCAATCTGGCCAAAGCCCTGCTCTACGCCATCAACGGTGGTCGAGATGAAAATACAGGCGAACAAGTAGCGCCCCCGTTCCGCCCCATCCTGTCGGATTATCTAAATCCCGACGAGGTGATGGAAAAATTCGACAGACTGTTGACTTGGTTGGCAGAGCTATACATCAACACGCTGAACGTCATTCACTATATGCACGACAAGTACTGCTACGAGCGGATAGAAATGGCGCTGCACGATCGGGAGGTCTATCGCACGATGGCCTGTGGCATTGCAGGACTTTCGGTGGTGGCGGATTCGCTGTCCGCGATTCGCTATGCCAAGGTGAAAGTGTTGCGGAATGAGTCTGGACTTGCTGTGGACTATGACGTGGAAGGTGATTATCCAAAATTTGGGAACAACGATGACCGGGTAGATGACATTGCCGCAAACCTGGTGACGACCTTTATGAACAAGCTGCGGCGGCATCGTACCTACCGCGATGCCGTGCCCACCCAGTCTGTGCTGACGATTACTTCCAATGTGGTCTACGGCAAGAAGACGGGCAGCACCCCCGACGGGCGAAAGGCCGGCGTGCCCTTTGCCCCCGGTGCAAACCCGATGCATGGCCGCGACACCAAGGGGGCGATCGCCTCCCTCGCCTCTGTCGCCAAGCTGCCCTACACCCACGCCAAAGATGGCATTTCCTATACCTTTTCCATCGTGCCCGACGCATTAGGAAAGCAGACGGGCGATCGCATCCAAAATCTGGTGAGCTTACTAGACGGCTATTTCCACGATCGGGGGCATCACGTCAACGTGAACGTACTCAATCGAGAAACCTTGCTCGACGCGATGGCGCATCCTGAACAATATCCACAACTCACGATTCGAGTGTCGGGCTACGCGGTTAACTTCATCAAGCTCACCAAGGCGCAGCAGTTGGATGTCATCAGCCGCACCTTTCATGATCGCGTCTAG
- the adhE gene encoding bifunctional acetaldehyde-CoA/alcohol dehydrogenase produces MQVTTIQELETLIERVKAAQAQYATYTQSQVDWIFKQAAQAANAHRIDLAKLAVAETGMGIVEDKVIKNHFASEIIYNRYRHERTCGLIEEDDTFGIQKIAEPVGILAGIVPTTNPTSTAIFKSLIALKTRNAIIFSPHPRAKRCTVEAARIILQAAVAAGAPDHIIGWIDEPSVELSQALMQHPKIKLILATGGPGMVQAAYSSGHPSLGVGAGNTPAVIAESADIQTAVSSILLSKTFDNGMICASEQSVIVVDSIYDAVKQEFTARGAHFLNPEEKAKLGEQIVQNGRLNAAIVGQSVQTLAKLAGISVPPQTKVLLAETDRVALDEPFAWEKLSPILAFYRAANFEGAIARAEELINFGGKGHTAALYIDTAQRSEIQLFETRMQTGRVLINTPASQGAIGDLYNFRLDPSLTLGCGTWGGNSISGNVTVHHLLNIKTVSQRRENMLWFRVPPKVYFKSGCLPMALGDLVGRQRAFIVTDKPLFDLGMVNPVTRVLEDLKIRYDVFHEVEPDPTLSNVNRGLEQLRRFQPDVIIALGGGSPMDAAKIMWLMYEQPEVEFAGVAMRFMDIRKRVYELPPLGQKALLVAIPTTSGTGSEVTPFAVVTDDREGIKYPLADYALTPSLAIVDPDLVLTMPPKLTAWSGIDALTHAVEAYVSVFATDFTNGLALEAIALLFQYLPRSYRSGASDAEARERIHYAATIAGMAFANAFLGICHSMAHQLGAMFHVPHGLANALLISHVIRYNATDQPFKQAIFPQYKYPNAKARYAQIADHLHLGGNTTDEKVERLIIAVEELKRNVEIPATLAEALSQMGQSSYPGGDRASFYAQLDNLANRAFDDQCTGANPRYPLIQDLKELFVLAYEGPQADPDDVPLCYRAEIARASQQLAPNPSEHEPADVGDLSASVMAEMPSIPPSIPSVAADDS; encoded by the coding sequence ATGCAGGTTACTACGATTCAAGAATTGGAAACGCTGATCGAACGAGTCAAGGCAGCCCAGGCTCAATACGCAACCTACACCCAGAGCCAGGTAGACTGGATTTTTAAGCAAGCTGCCCAAGCGGCTAACGCCCACCGGATTGATCTGGCCAAGCTGGCCGTTGCAGAAACCGGGATGGGCATTGTTGAGGACAAGGTGATCAAAAACCACTTTGCCTCGGAAATTATCTACAACAGGTACAGGCATGAGCGCACCTGCGGGCTGATCGAAGAAGATGACACCTTTGGCATTCAAAAAATTGCCGAGCCTGTGGGAATCCTGGCGGGTATTGTTCCTACAACAAACCCCACTTCGACCGCCATTTTCAAGTCGCTAATTGCTCTAAAAACTCGCAATGCCATCATTTTTTCGCCCCATCCCCGCGCCAAACGCTGTACTGTGGAAGCGGCACGAATCATTCTTCAGGCCGCTGTCGCTGCGGGTGCGCCAGATCATATCATCGGCTGGATTGATGAACCGTCCGTGGAACTATCGCAGGCATTGATGCAGCATCCAAAGATTAAGCTGATTCTGGCAACGGGTGGGCCGGGAATGGTGCAGGCGGCTTACTCATCCGGGCATCCGTCGCTGGGGGTGGGCGCAGGCAACACGCCCGCCGTGATTGCCGAAAGTGCAGATATTCAGACGGCGGTGAGTTCTATCTTACTCAGCAAAACGTTTGATAACGGCATGATTTGCGCGTCAGAGCAGTCGGTGATTGTGGTTGATTCTATTTACGATGCGGTCAAGCAAGAGTTTACAGCGCGAGGGGCCCATTTCTTGAATCCAGAGGAGAAGGCGAAACTGGGTGAACAGATTGTGCAGAATGGGCGGCTGAATGCGGCCATCGTGGGACAGTCGGTACAAACGCTGGCAAAACTGGCGGGAATCTCCGTGCCGCCACAAACCAAGGTGCTGCTGGCTGAAACCGACCGAGTGGCCCTGGATGAGCCGTTTGCCTGGGAAAAACTGTCGCCGATTCTGGCGTTTTATCGGGCAGCCAACTTTGAAGGGGCGATCGCCCGTGCCGAAGAACTCATTAACTTTGGCGGCAAGGGGCACACCGCCGCCCTCTACATCGATACCGCCCAGCGTTCCGAAATTCAGCTTTTTGAAACGCGGATGCAAACAGGGCGCGTGCTGATCAACACGCCAGCTTCCCAGGGGGCAATTGGTGATTTGTATAACTTCAGGCTCGATCCGTCGCTGACGCTAGGCTGCGGTACCTGGGGCGGCAACTCAATCTCTGGCAATGTCACCGTGCATCACCTGCTGAATATCAAAACCGTGTCGCAGCGGCGCGAAAATATGCTTTGGTTCCGTGTACCGCCCAAGGTCTACTTCAAGAGCGGCTGCTTGCCGATGGCGCTGGGCGACTTGGTAGGCAGGCAGCGGGCATTTATTGTGACCGATAAGCCGCTCTTTGACCTGGGCATGGTCAACCCTGTCACGCGGGTTCTGGAGGATTTGAAAATTCGCTACGACGTGTTTCACGAGGTCGAACCTGACCCGACGCTATCGAATGTGAATCGCGGACTGGAGCAGTTGCGGCGGTTTCAGCCGGACGTGATTATTGCGCTGGGCGGCGGCTCGCCGATGGATGCGGCCAAGATCATGTGGCTGATGTATGAGCAGCCGGAGGTGGAATTTGCGGGCGTGGCGATGCGGTTTATGGACATTCGCAAGCGGGTGTATGAACTGCCGCCGCTGGGTCAAAAAGCCCTGCTGGTGGCGATTCCGACCACCTCAGGAACGGGGTCTGAGGTCACGCCTTTTGCTGTGGTTACGGATGACCGGGAGGGCATTAAATATCCCCTAGCAGACTATGCCCTGACTCCTAGTCTGGCGATTGTAGACCCGGATCTGGTGCTGACGATGCCACCCAAGCTGACGGCCTGGAGCGGGATTGACGCGCTGACCCATGCAGTTGAAGCCTATGTGTCGGTGTTTGCGACGGACTTTACCAACGGGCTGGCGCTAGAGGCGATCGCCCTCCTGTTCCAATATCTGCCGCGCTCCTATCGCAGCGGAGCTAGTGACGCTGAAGCCCGCGAGCGGATTCACTATGCCGCCACGATTGCGGGCATGGCCTTTGCCAATGCGTTTTTGGGCATCTGCCACTCGATGGCGCACCAGCTTGGCGCGATGTTCCATGTTCCACACGGACTGGCTAATGCGCTGCTGATCTCCCATGTAATTCGCTACAACGCCACAGATCAACCCTTCAAGCAGGCAATCTTCCCGCAATACAAATACCCCAACGCCAAGGCCCGCTATGCCCAAATTGCCGACCATCTGCACCTGGGGGGCAACACAACCGATGAAAAGGTGGAACGGCTGATCATCGCGGTGGAAGAACTAAAGCGCAATGTCGAGATTCCGGCAACCCTGGCGGAAGCGCTCAGTCAGATGGGGCAGTCCTCCTATCCGGGGGGCGATCGCGCTTCGTTCTATGCCCAGCTTGATAACCTGGCCAACCGCGCCTTCGACGACCAATGCACGGGGGCAAATCCTCGCTACCCGCTGATCCAAGACCTGAAGGAGCTATTTGTGTTGGCCTATGAGGGGCCCCAGGCCGATCCAGACGACGTGCCGCTGTGCTATCGCGCAGAAATTGCCCGCGCCAGTCAGCAGCTTGCGCCAAACCCCAGCGAGCATGAACCTGCGGACGTAGGCGATCTGTCTGCCTCGGTGATGGCGGAGATGCCCTCGATTCCGCCCTCAATTCCCTCTGTAGCGGCGGACGACTCATAG
- a CDS encoding alternative oxidase yields MVKLLVGVLVFVINQIYRDRPIPRFYVLETVARVPYFSYLSVLHLYETLGLWRRVEWLKVHFAESWNELHHLLIMEALGGSQSWGDRLLARSVALLYYWIIVALYIISPKSAYHFMELVEEHAYHTYDLFLVQEGETLKAQSAPQVALEYYQTGDLYLFDAFQTAHRPQERRPAINNLYDVFVAIRDDEREHVKTMVACQQADHTGRLGYEPLQELPSNTVAEPVLIEKAEEKEVVTRS; encoded by the coding sequence ATGGTTAAGTTACTCGTTGGCGTGCTGGTGTTTGTGATCAACCAGATTTATCGCGATCGTCCGATTCCTCGGTTTTACGTGCTGGAAACTGTAGCTCGCGTTCCCTACTTTTCTTACCTGTCGGTTTTGCATTTGTACGAGACGCTGGGATTGTGGCGGCGTGTGGAGTGGCTCAAGGTACACTTTGCCGAGTCTTGGAACGAGCTACACCATCTGCTGATTATGGAAGCGTTGGGGGGTAGCCAATCCTGGGGCGATCGCCTTCTAGCCCGCAGCGTTGCCTTGCTCTACTACTGGATTATCGTGGCGCTGTATATTATCTCACCCAAGTCGGCGTATCACTTTATGGAGCTAGTAGAGGAACATGCCTATCATACCTACGACCTGTTCTTGGTGCAGGAAGGCGAAACCCTAAAGGCTCAGTCTGCTCCTCAAGTAGCCCTTGAATATTACCAAACGGGCGATCTGTATCTATTTGACGCGTTTCAAACGGCCCATCGTCCGCAGGAACGTCGTCCAGCAATTAACAATCTGTATGACGTGTTTGTTGCCATTCGCGATGACGAGCGAGAACACGTAAAAACGATGGTGGCCTGCCAGCAAGCAGACCATACGGGCAGACTCGGCTACGAACCTCTTCAGGAATTGCCGTCAAACACCGTCGCAGAGCCAGTTTTGATTGAGAAAGCTGAGGAAAAAGAAGTCGTGACGCGCTCATAG
- a CDS encoding winged helix-turn-helix transcriptional regulator, which produces MDSRSHSSSDFKCPIQFTLDLIGSKWAILILRELFASGSNQNGRPARRTHEFLDALPGLSTKTLMVRLRELEEHGLIERTVYAEIPPRVEYRLTDKGREIQPVMAALHQVGMRWLQQGVCECPLDMPHQEAPQSDALPDALPAIAPNTQPHLAACSSSRVESQV; this is translated from the coding sequence TTGGATTCTCGCTCTCATTCTTCCTCTGATTTCAAATGCCCGATTCAGTTTACGCTCGACTTGATTGGCAGCAAGTGGGCCATTTTGATTTTGCGCGAGCTGTTTGCCAGTGGGTCAAATCAGAATGGTCGCCCTGCCCGCCGAACCCATGAATTTCTCGATGCACTGCCAGGGCTAAGCACCAAAACGCTGATGGTGCGGCTGCGGGAGCTAGAAGAACACGGACTCATAGAGCGGACGGTCTATGCAGAGATTCCGCCCCGTGTGGAGTATCGGTTGACGGACAAGGGCCGAGAAATTCAGCCCGTGATGGCGGCGCTGCATCAGGTGGGGATGCGCTGGCTTCAGCAGGGGGTCTGCGAGTGTCCGCTGGATATGCCTCATCAGGAAGCGCCGCAATCCGACGCTTTGCCCGACGCTTTGCCGGCGATCGCCCCCAACACCCAGCCCCATCTCGCCGCCTGTAGCAGTAGCAGAGTAGAATCACAGGTGTAA
- a CDS encoding FTR1 family protein, producing the protein MDLTAALPAFVVTLREGVEAALVVGIVLACPQQSGAVAADSWVYGGIGAGLAGSVLVGVLLGGVLAALNQSQESYAPVLKQALEAGFGLVAIALLSWMLVWMTRQARSLKAEVEGAINSALQQDGAGWGVFGLITIAVLREGFETVLFLAAQFQEGLAPALGAVAGLVGAVIIGILLFQLGVKINLKRFFQVMGVLLLLIVSGLVISMLRHVDMAIAAWVQLHPDLSYLCFSAGPDCVLGPQVWDARAVLPDKQFPGVLLKALLGYRDQLYLGQAIAYLAFLGTVGWLYFQSLSPAAPKAPSLQQKA; encoded by the coding sequence ATGGATTTAACGGCTGCTTTGCCTGCATTTGTGGTGACGTTGCGCGAGGGCGTGGAGGCGGCGCTGGTGGTGGGCATCGTGCTGGCGTGCCCTCAGCAAAGCGGGGCAGTCGCGGCTGACTCGTGGGTGTATGGCGGTATCGGCGCGGGGCTGGCGGGCAGCGTGCTGGTGGGCGTGCTGCTGGGCGGCGTGCTGGCGGCGCTGAACCAGTCGCAAGAGAGCTATGCCCCCGTGCTGAAACAGGCACTAGAGGCGGGGTTTGGACTGGTGGCGATCGCCCTGCTGAGCTGGATGCTGGTGTGGATGACGCGGCAGGCCCGCAGCCTCAAGGCCGAGGTGGAAGGCGCAATTAACTCAGCGTTGCAGCAGGATGGCGCGGGCTGGGGCGTGTTTGGGCTGATTACCATCGCCGTGCTGCGCGAGGGATTTGAGACCGTGCTGTTTTTGGCGGCGCAGTTTCAGGAAGGGCTGGCTCCGGCGCTGGGCGCAGTGGCGGGGCTGGTGGGCGCGGTGATCATCGGGATTCTGCTGTTTCAACTGGGCGTAAAAATCAACCTGAAGCGGTTCTTTCAGGTGATGGGCGTGCTGCTGCTGCTGATTGTGTCGGGGCTGGTGATTTCCATGCTGCGTCATGTGGACATGGCGATCGCCGCCTGGGTGCAGCTTCACCCCGATTTGTCCTATCTCTGCTTTAGCGCCGGGCCAGACTGCGTGCTGGGGCCGCAGGTGTGGGATGCCCGCGCCGTGCTGCCCGACAAACAATTTCCCGGCGTACTGCTGAAGGCGCTGCTGGGCTACCGCGATCAGCTGTATCTGGGGCAGGCGATCGCCTATCTCGCGTTTTTGGGAACCGTTGGCTGGCTCTATTTTCAGAGCCTCAGCCCAGCCGCGCCCAAAGCCCCGTCCCTACAGCAAAAAGCGTAG
- a CDS encoding pentapeptide repeat-containing protein produces MNSKLVSLGLLAALGLALPARAENLEHVQRLLANRQCQQCDLHRAGLVFTNLSGVDVSRSDLSLANLNRANLQGANLQGANLQGAVLSYANLGGADLRGADLRGADLREAYLYGANLTGALLDGANLWRAIGLPETLVSVEQVYLWGLAEAQRGNFPDAIQYFNQSLSRQPDFSNAMLARGIARLQLGDEAGAMEDGRRAQQMFLAQGNIPGQQLSERFVTGIEQVLAAEERERRAQRRSNGVGNVVSALGGLASLFLRFLL; encoded by the coding sequence ATGAACTCCAAACTTGTTTCGCTAGGACTGTTGGCTGCGCTAGGTTTGGCCCTGCCTGCCCGCGCTGAAAATCTTGAGCATGTGCAACGGTTGCTTGCGAATCGCCAATGCCAGCAGTGTGATTTGCACCGGGCGGGGCTGGTGTTTACAAACCTGTCGGGGGTCGATGTCAGCCGTTCTGACCTGAGTCTGGCGAATTTGAACCGGGCGAACCTGCAAGGGGCAAACCTGCAAGGGGCAAACCTGCAAGGCGCGGTGTTGTCCTATGCCAATCTGGGCGGAGCCGACCTGCGCGGGGCCGATTTGCGCGGGGCAGACTTGCGCGAAGCCTATCTCTATGGCGCAAACCTGACCGGGGCGCTGCTGGACGGGGCAAACTTGTGGCGAGCAATCGGCTTGCCCGAAACCCTGGTGTCGGTGGAGCAAGTTTACCTCTGGGGGTTGGCAGAGGCGCAGCGCGGCAACTTCCCCGATGCGATTCAGTATTTCAACCAGAGCCTCAGCCGCCAGCCCGACTTTTCAAACGCGATGCTGGCGCGGGGCATTGCGCGGCTCCAGTTGGGCGATGAAGCAGGGGCGATGGAAGACGGACGGCGGGCGCAACAAATGTTTTTGGCTCAGGGAAACATTCCAGGGCAGCAGCTTTCGGAGCGGTTTGTCACTGGGATTGAGCAAGTCCTAGCAGCCGAAGAGCGGGAACGGCGGGCCCAGCGGCGCAGCAACGGCGTTGGCAATGTAGTGAGTGCCCTTGGAGGCTTGGCGAGTCTGTTTCTACGCTTTTTGCTGTAG
- a CDS encoding VOC family protein — protein sequence MAVKPIPDGYSAVTPYLIVHDAAGAIAFYEQAFGATELMRLADPSGKLAHAEIKIGNSPIMLSDEFPEMNHLSAQAIGGTPVNLMVYVEDVDSLFDQAIAAGATEIRPVENQFYGDRAGTLADPFGHVWTLATHVEDLSMEEVNARFSAMV from the coding sequence ATGGCAGTCAAACCGATTCCTGATGGATATTCAGCGGTGACCCCGTATCTGATTGTGCATGACGCAGCCGGGGCGATCGCCTTTTATGAGCAGGCATTTGGGGCAACGGAGCTAATGCGTCTGGCAGACCCATCGGGCAAGCTGGCTCATGCCGAAATCAAAATCGGCAACTCGCCCATCATGCTGTCCGACGAGTTTCCGGAGATGAACCATCTTAGCGCTCAGGCAATTGGCGGTACGCCTGTCAACCTGATGGTCTATGTGGAAGATGTGGATTCGCTGTTTGATCAGGCGATCGCCGCAGGCGCGACGGAAATTCGCCCGGTTGAAAACCAGTTTTATGGCGATCGCGCGGGTACGCTGGCCGATCCGTTCGGCCATGTGTGGACGCTTGCGACCCACGTCGAAGATTTGTCGATGGAAGAGGTAAATGCCCGGTTCAGCGCAATGGTTTAG
- a CDS encoding Uma2 family endonuclease: protein MSIAKDLEDRGTEPAAMPSAEPSAPQNLEPDWAAGIDSGLDLDKVPFPPGDLYSDEPPLESELHLRQILLLIQSLEWLWRGPDPSTHRDFYAFGNLTIYYSLRERKSEDFRGPDFFVVLGADPKPRKSWVVWEEGGKYPNVIIELLSDSTANVDRGLKKQLYQDTFRTPDYFWFDPHTLEFCGFHLVDGRYQPLEPDSRGWLWSEQLQLFLGVRDRKLRFFTPDGQLVLLPEEATAIERQRFEEERIRAEEERQRAEQAEALLAQYRARFGELPSE, encoded by the coding sequence ATGTCCATTGCAAAAGACCTGGAAGATCGCGGCACGGAACCTGCGGCGATGCCGAGTGCTGAGCCGAGCGCTCCACAAAACCTGGAGCCTGATTGGGCCGCTGGTATTGACTCTGGCCTTGACCTGGACAAGGTTCCCTTTCCGCCCGGTGACCTCTACAGCGACGAACCTCCCTTGGAATCTGAACTGCATCTCCGCCAAATTTTGCTGCTGATTCAGTCGCTTGAATGGCTGTGGCGCGGGCCAGACCCCAGCACCCACCGGGATTTCTACGCCTTTGGCAATCTCACCATCTACTACAGCCTGCGCGAGCGCAAGTCGGAGGACTTTCGTGGGCCGGACTTTTTTGTGGTGCTGGGAGCCGACCCCAAGCCCCGCAAGAGCTGGGTCGTGTGGGAAGAGGGCGGCAAATATCCCAACGTCATCATTGAGCTATTGTCGGACTCGACGGCTAATGTCGATCGCGGGCTGAAAAAACAGCTTTATCAAGACACCTTCCGCACGCCCGACTATTTCTGGTTTGACCCCCATACGCTGGAGTTTTGCGGATTTCACCTGGTAGACGGGCGCTATCAGCCCCTCGAACCCGACTCGCGGGGCTGGCTGTGGAGCGAACAACTCCAGCTATTTTTGGGAGTCCGCGATCGCAAGCTGCGGTTTTTCACGCCAGACGGGCAGCTTGTGCTGCTTCCCGAAGAGGCAACCGCCATCGAGCGGCAGCGGTTTGAGGAAGAACGGATTCGCGCTGAGGAAGAAAGACAGCGGGCAGAGCAGGCCGAAGCGCTCCTCGCGCAATATCGAGCGCGGTTTGGTGAGTTGCCCAGCGAGTAG
- a CDS encoding aspartate aminotransferase — translation MKLDWISPADRLSALPPYVFARLDELKARAREQGLDLIDLGMGNPDGATPQPVVEAAMKALQNPANHGYPPFEGTANFRKAITDWYARRYGVQLDPDGEALPLLGSKEGLTHLSFAYVNPGDVVLVPSPAYPAHFRGPAIAGGDIYPLVLKPENNWLIDLAAIPDEVARRAKILYFNYPSNPTAATAPREFFEEIVAFARQHQILLVHDQAYAELAFDGYQPTSLLEIPGAKEIGVEFHTMSKTYNMAGWRVGFVVGNRHIIQGLRTLKTNLDYGIFSVLQTAAETALQLPDVYLHEVQERYRTRRDFLIRGLGELGWNVPKTLATMYLWVDCPPGIGSTDFALHLLGETGVVVTPGNAFGEGGEGYVRISLIAECDRLGEALRRMKDAGIHYKAWQ, via the coding sequence ATGAAACTGGATTGGATTAGCCCAGCCGATCGGCTGAGTGCGCTGCCGCCCTATGTGTTTGCGCGGCTAGATGAATTGAAGGCGCGGGCAAGAGAGCAAGGGCTAGACCTGATCGACCTGGGCATGGGCAACCCCGACGGCGCAACGCCTCAGCCCGTCGTAGAAGCGGCGATGAAGGCGCTGCAAAATCCTGCTAACCACGGCTATCCGCCCTTTGAGGGGACTGCGAACTTCCGCAAGGCAATTACCGATTGGTATGCGCGGCGCTACGGGGTGCAGCTTGACCCTGACGGCGAGGCGCTGCCGCTGCTGGGGTCAAAGGAAGGGCTGACGCATTTATCCTTTGCCTATGTGAATCCGGGCGATGTGGTGCTGGTGCCCAGTCCGGCCTATCCGGCGCACTTTCGCGGGCCGGCGATCGCCGGAGGCGACATTTACCCGCTGGTTCTCAAGCCGGAAAACAACTGGCTGATTGACCTAGCGGCGATTCCCGACGAGGTGGCCCGCCGCGCCAAGATTTTGTACTTCAACTATCCGAGCAATCCCACGGCCGCCACTGCGCCGAGGGAGTTTTTTGAAGAAATTGTCGCCTTTGCCCGCCAGCACCAGATTCTGCTGGTTCATGACCAGGCCTATGCAGAGCTGGCGTTTGACGGTTATCAGCCCACCAGCCTGCTGGAAATTCCTGGCGCAAAGGAGATTGGCGTGGAGTTTCATACCATGTCCAAGACCTACAACATGGCGGGCTGGCGCGTCGGCTTTGTGGTAGGCAATCGCCATATTATTCAGGGACTCCGCACGCTGAAGACCAATCTGGACTACGGCATCTTTAGCGTGCTGCAAACGGCGGCCGAGACGGCGCTGCAACTGCCGGATGTATATCTGCATGAGGTGCAGGAACGCTACCGCACCCGCCGCGATTTCCTGATTCGCGGGCTGGGCGAACTGGGCTGGAACGTGCCCAAAACCCTAGCGACGATGTACCTCTGGGTCGATTGCCCGCCGGGAATTGGCTCCACCGACTTTGCGCTGCACCTGCTGGGCGAAACAGGGGTGGTGGTGACTCCGGGCAATGCATTTGGAGAAGGCGGCGAGGGTTATGTGCGAATCAGCCTGATTGCCGAGTGCGATCGCCTCGGTGAGGCGCTGCGCCGCATGAAAGACGCGGGCATCCACTACAAGGCGTGGCAGTAG